A region of the Betaproteobacteria bacterium genome:
TCTGGTTCCGCATGACGCCTATGAGCCGGTGCAATACGTTTTTTCTGATGGTGACGCTTGCCTGGGCGTGCTAACCGATACCGGAACGATAACAGATCATATTCAGTCAGCTTTGTCCGGGTGCGATGCACTCGTGCTTGAATGCAATCACGATCTGGACATGCTGATGAGCGGGCCATACCCGGCAAGCTTGAAGAAGCGGGTCGCCGGGCGGTTTGGTCATCTTGATAACCACACGGCCGCGTCATTGCTGAGAAATATCGACTGCGCGAAATTGGCCCACGTTTTTGCCGCGCATTTGTCGAAACAGAACAACCGGATTGAATTGGCGCAGGCTGCACTCGCCAATGCCTTGTCATGCTCGCCGGACTGGATCGGCATTGCGGAACAAGGCCGCGGCTTCGACTGGCGAGAGATCTGAAGCGATATGTCCGCGGTTGGCCCACAAATGAAAGCGCCGGTCACACTTTTGTGTGACCGGCGCTTTCTTGTGTTGCCATGCCAGTGCTAATGCACCGTAAGAATTACTTCTTCGGGGCAGCAGCGGGAGCAGCAGCCTTGGCGGCATCAACTGCTTTGCCAGCAGCATCCTTGGCGACGTCTTTGGCAGCTTCAACGGTCTTGCCAGCAGCATCTTTGGCAGCTTCAACGGTCTTGCCAGCAGCGTCTTTGGCCGCTTCGACAGTCTTGCCGGCAGCATCTTTGGCGGCTTCAACGGTCTTGCCGGCGGCGTCTTTGGACGCGTCAACAGCTGCGCCAGCAGCAGCTTTGGCAGCATCAACGGCAGCAGCAGCCGGAGCTTCAACCTTCGGCGCAACGGGAGCAGCCGGTGCAACTTTTACTTCTTCTTTGCCACAGGCGGCGAGGCCGATGGCTACGATTGCAGCGATGAGGACTGATTTATTCATTTGGGATTCCCTTGGAGAAAAATTTGATCAAAATTTTTATCGGCTGATGTCGCTTTCCAGCCATCTTTTTGGCACTGAACAATAATCGTGCTATTGACGCTGTGATCTGTTTCGACCGACTGATTAGTATAGCATTGCTTTGGTGCACTGCACAACTGTCAATTTGCCACCGCCAAATTGTCTCGGATGCCCTCTCAAAGCCCGAGGGTGGTCCCGCTTGCGGCGGGTTCGCTTTTCTCCCAAATTTCTTCGAATCGCTCCAGGAATGGTCGTGTGCCCACGGCGTCATGCAGGGTAATGACGGAACGAGGTTGGTCAACATGCGGTTTTCGCCAATAGTGGCTATCGTCGGCGATGATCATCGGATCGCGCGCTTCGGTGGCCTGATCCACGGTGCGATGTACCTCAATCTGCCCGGAAAACGGCCTCAACAGATAGAGCAGGCGCGGCAACTCAACCTCGATGGCCTTGACGTCATGCAACACAATGCGCAGACGATGTCCGCGATTGGCAGCGAGCAACGCCCGAATTAGCTCAATCCGGGATGGGCTGCCAAAGCCGCGGTCGCGAAGTGTCCGTGCGGTTGAGTCGAAAACACGAAGTTCGCGGCGTGCCGCGTTGACGACCTTTTCGATGGCGCCAGCCGAATCGGCGTTGTTAACCATGAGCCGATATATTTTTTCGGGCGACTCGCTGGCGTGCC
Encoded here:
- a CDS encoding MBL fold metallo-hydrolase: MRFTSLGSGSEGNALVVQVGRSALMLDCGFGLAETEKRLSRAGLLPENLNAIVVTHEHSDHIGGVSRFARKHNIPVWLTHGTAKVLNEGSISASLVRFVDPHDVFSVGDIQITPFLVPHDAYEPVQYVFSDGDACLGVLTDTGTITDHIQSALSGCDALVLECNHDLDMLMSGPYPASLKKRVAGRFGHLDNHTAASLLRNIDCAKLAHVFAAHLSKQNNRIELAQAALANALSCSPDWIGIAEQGRGFDWREI